From the genome of Candidatus Hadarchaeales archaeon, one region includes:
- a CDS encoding cation:proton antiporter, which yields MYKKSKDRFGRSIFFPLILTVLVLTASIVCASQQSRQTMRREIKPFEVLLLVGVILVFSFLGDKIFEVSGFPDVVPLIILGILLGPITGLINTEILSPWIQYFATLVLVLILFDSGMKLDMKQVFVEGPRAIALAIVGYVFSSITVATFAAIFLWWGKPFIYSIILGAILGGTSSVIVIAIVSRMKVSKACSTIVTIESVITDIISVVLVLAALKAVTGAVGFTEIAKDIGSRFLIGMAVGLFAGLLCLSSLYGLRGTPNIDVLLFALVLIVYAFSEWIGGSGALSSLFFGLILGNERGVYRAFRVKRGEFVDAGFRRFETEVTFILRTFFFLYLGLMFSIRDLKILLAGGCLSILLYLVRSVAVRMTTIRSPLAEERDVISILFARGLAAAILATLLTTFADQNPTLAELSNIYLGVVTSVIFFTSIGSAIGAFIVKRRTKNRRI from the coding sequence ATGTACAAGAAATCAAAAGATCGATTTGGAAGATCTATATTTTTTCCGCTAATTCTAACGGTGCTCGTTCTAACGGCTTCTATAGTCTGCGCATCTCAGCAATCCCGACAAACGATGCGCCGGGAGATAAAACCTTTTGAAGTCTTACTGCTTGTCGGTGTCATACTCGTTTTCTCTTTCCTGGGAGACAAGATATTTGAAGTCTCGGGCTTTCCAGATGTCGTTCCGCTCATAATCCTCGGAATCTTGCTCGGACCGATCACCGGGCTGATCAACACGGAAATCCTCAGCCCATGGATTCAATACTTCGCCACTCTTGTGCTCGTTCTGATTCTTTTTGACAGCGGAATGAAGCTTGACATGAAGCAAGTTTTCGTCGAAGGGCCCCGTGCGATAGCGCTAGCGATTGTCGGATACGTTTTCAGCTCCATCACAGTTGCTACTTTCGCGGCGATCTTCCTGTGGTGGGGAAAACCCTTCATTTATTCAATCATTCTCGGAGCAATACTGGGCGGAACTAGTAGCGTCATCGTAATTGCCATCGTATCACGCATGAAGGTGAGCAAAGCCTGTTCAACGATAGTTACAATTGAATCAGTGATAACCGATATCATCAGCGTAGTTCTCGTTCTGGCGGCTCTCAAGGCAGTCACAGGGGCTGTAGGATTTACAGAGATTGCCAAAGATATCGGATCTAGATTTTTGATCGGTATGGCTGTCGGGCTCTTTGCCGGGTTGCTCTGCCTTTCTTCTCTTTACGGGTTGCGTGGAACTCCAAATATCGACGTCCTCCTTTTTGCCCTCGTCCTGATTGTCTACGCTTTCTCCGAGTGGATTGGAGGCAGCGGTGCTCTCTCCTCCCTTTTCTTCGGACTCATCTTGGGTAACGAGAGAGGGGTCTACCGAGCATTCAGAGTGAAAAGAGGAGAATTTGTCGATGCGGGCTTCAGAAGATTCGAGACAGAGGTGACCTTTATTCTCAGAACGTTCTTCTTCCTTTATCTAGGATTGATGTTCTCCATCCGGGACTTGAAAATCCTCTTGGCTGGCGGATGTCTCTCAATCCTCCTTTACCTAGTGAGGAGCGTAGCCGTAAGAATGACAACGATCCGTTCACCACTCGCAGAGGAAAGGGATGTAATTTCTATTCTTTTCGCGAGAGGACTGGCGGCGGCCATATTGGCGACGTTGCTAACAACCTTCGCCGATCAAAATCCGACTCTCGCCGAACTCTCGAATATCTATCTTGGAGTCGTCACATCGGTGATCTTTTTCACTTCGATCGGTTCCGCAATCGGTGCTTTTATCGTGAAACGTCGAACAAAAAATCGTAGAATTTAA
- a CDS encoding Mth938-like domain-containing protein: protein MKIESYEFGRIIIDGKTYTSDVLVFPDRVRDKWWRKEGHRLDVDDLEEILKFQPAVLIVGTGYSGCMEIPDSTKRYLEMKGIRLIEAKTGEAVKLYNSLSEKEKVAAALHLTC from the coding sequence ATGAAGATCGAAAGCTACGAATTCGGACGAATCATCATAGATGGTAAAACTTACACGTCTGATGTTCTCGTCTTCCCAGACAGGGTCAGAGATAAGTGGTGGAGGAAAGAAGGCCACCGTCTTGACGTGGATGATCTCGAGGAAATTTTGAAATTCCAACCTGCTGTTCTGATCGTGGGCACCGGTTACTCTGGTTGCATGGAGATTCCGGACTCCACAAAACGTTACTTGGAGATGAAAGGAATAAGATTAATAGAAGCGAAAACTGGAGAGGCTGTGAAACTTTACAATAGTTTGAGTGAAAAAGAAAAGGTTGCTGCTGCGCTCCATCTCACCTGCTAA
- a CDS encoding DHHA1 domain-containing protein produces the protein MRVKILCHGDADGVCSAALVKSLFPDAEIKFTRPVNLLRDLQEIRPNYTVVILDIAINETQKEEILATIGELSKSGEVIYVDHHPLPYRTLKKDIPATTLAHELGPSASELTFRLFKHGFSQEHERIALWGSIADYCEQTSFVQETLGRYDRRTIYMEAGLLSQAIGEAGGDYEFKRMVVESLSRLEFPSRMPEVIRRAIQATESEWELYKYVKANVEKRGPLAIVRDLPRGSLGKAAIFAVGITGAEVGVCARRSGEEIDMSLRRKRDSMVDLNEILRRIVSRLGGSGGGHSTAAGASVPVNLFDEFLDALQKELTPILRI, from the coding sequence TTGAGAGTAAAGATTCTCTGCCACGGAGATGCTGACGGTGTATGTTCTGCGGCTCTTGTCAAGTCCCTCTTTCCTGACGCTGAAATAAAATTTACGAGACCGGTTAACCTTTTGCGGGATCTTCAAGAAATCAGACCGAATTACACAGTTGTGATTTTAGACATAGCGATAAACGAAACGCAAAAAGAAGAAATACTCGCAACGATTGGTGAGCTTTCCAAATCTGGCGAAGTAATCTACGTGGATCACCACCCTCTCCCCTACCGCACGCTCAAGAAAGACATACCGGCAACGACTCTCGCCCATGAGCTGGGTCCAAGCGCCTCAGAGCTGACGTTCAGGCTTTTCAAACACGGTTTCAGTCAGGAACATGAGCGTATAGCCCTCTGGGGTTCGATAGCAGATTATTGTGAGCAAACTTCCTTTGTTCAGGAGACTCTTGGAAGATATGATCGCCGGACGATTTACATGGAGGCAGGTCTCCTCAGCCAGGCGATAGGTGAGGCAGGTGGTGATTACGAATTCAAAAGGATGGTCGTCGAATCCCTCTCTAGGCTTGAGTTTCCATCTAGGATGCCGGAGGTGATCAGACGCGCTATTCAGGCTACTGAATCAGAGTGGGAGCTTTACAAGTACGTTAAGGCGAATGTTGAGAAAAGGGGTCCTCTCGCGATAGTCCGTGATCTGCCGCGGGGAAGTTTGGGAAAAGCCGCGATTTTTGCTGTGGGGATTACGGGCGCCGAGGTAGGTGTTTGCGCTAGGAGAAGCGGCGAAGAAATAGATATGAGCTTGAGGAGGAAACGCGACTCGATGGTTGATCTGAACGAGATTCTACGCAGGATAGTCTCAAGACTTGGAGGTTCAGGTGGAGGTCACAGCACGGCTGCAGGCGCAAGTGTACCAGTTAACCTCTTCGATGAATTCTTGGATGCACTCCAGAAAGAACTGACTCCTATCCTGAGAATTTAA